In Hydrogenovibrio thermophilus, the following are encoded in one genomic region:
- the thiI gene encoding tRNA uracil 4-sulfurtransferase ThiI, with translation MKFIIKLFPEIMVKGHAVKKKMVNQLHFNLRNLLGRGIAEVETKRYWDKIEVFCQPDEADFVRQVLLNTPGIEQFLEVEQFYTTSLDEVAQLVADFALPKIDGKSFVVRVKRTGNHSFSSFDMERTIGACLCRHGNPAKVDLHHPDVKIELEYHQDQLNIVKHRRPGLGGFPLGSQGDVLSLMSGGFDSTVASYLTIRRGLKTHFIFFNLGGAAHEIGVKQVALYLWEKFSASHRVMFVTIPFENVVAEIFRSTPEPYMGVTLKRLMIMAAEKVADDMGIDALVTGESVAQVSSQTLRNLALIDQVSEKLVLRPLAVMSKPDIMAIADQIGTREFAENMPEYCGVISQNPITHGSFKRMAVEAKKFDYRVLDQAVASAEAIPVDSIIENVNQAQAVEIIDDVGPDDVVIDIRKSEMAKAHPLSMEGVLTIPFHELNRAFKKLDASKRYLLYCQKGVMSQLHAQYLRDAGFQNVKVYRPKSTG, from the coding sequence ATGAAATTTATTATTAAGCTGTTTCCGGAGATCATGGTCAAAGGCCATGCGGTTAAGAAAAAAATGGTCAATCAGCTGCATTTCAACCTCCGGAATTTGCTGGGCCGAGGCATTGCCGAAGTCGAGACCAAGCGTTACTGGGATAAAATTGAAGTTTTCTGTCAACCGGATGAAGCGGATTTTGTGCGCCAGGTGTTATTGAACACGCCGGGTATTGAGCAGTTTCTGGAAGTTGAGCAGTTTTACACCACCAGCCTAGATGAGGTGGCGCAGTTGGTGGCGGATTTTGCCTTGCCGAAAATCGACGGTAAATCGTTTGTGGTGCGAGTAAAACGTACCGGAAACCATTCTTTTTCCTCATTTGATATGGAACGAACCATCGGTGCCTGCTTGTGTCGCCACGGTAACCCGGCCAAAGTGGATCTGCATCATCCGGATGTGAAAATCGAACTGGAGTATCACCAGGATCAATTGAATATTGTGAAACACCGTCGGCCAGGCCTGGGTGGATTTCCACTTGGTTCCCAAGGGGACGTTTTGTCCCTGATGTCCGGAGGGTTCGACTCCACTGTGGCGAGCTATTTGACCATCCGTCGTGGCTTGAAAACCCATTTCATCTTTTTCAATCTGGGCGGCGCGGCGCATGAAATCGGCGTCAAGCAAGTGGCCTTGTATCTGTGGGAAAAATTCAGTGCTTCGCATCGGGTGATGTTCGTCACCATTCCGTTTGAAAATGTGGTGGCGGAAATTTTCCGCAGTACACCGGAGCCGTATATGGGCGTGACACTGAAGCGTTTGATGATTATGGCCGCGGAAAAGGTGGCGGATGATATGGGCATTGATGCGCTGGTGACTGGGGAATCGGTCGCGCAGGTGTCGAGCCAAACCTTACGGAACCTGGCCTTGATTGACCAGGTGTCTGAAAAGTTGGTGCTGCGCCCTTTGGCAGTGATGAGTAAGCCGGATATTATGGCAATTGCCGACCAAATCGGTACACGTGAATTTGCCGAAAATATGCCGGAATATTGCGGTGTGATTTCGCAAAACCCGATTACGCACGGGTCTTTCAAACGTATGGCGGTGGAAGCGAAAAAATTCGATTACAGAGTGTTGGATCAAGCGGTGGCTTCGGCGGAAGCGATTCCGGTGGATTCGATTATTGAAAATGTCAACCAGGCTCAAGCGGTGGAAATCATCGATGACGTTGGGCCGGACGATGTCGTCATTGATATTCGCAAATCGGAAATGGCTAAGGCGCATCCGTTGTCGATGGAGGGCGTGTTGACAATCCCTTTCCATGAACTCAACCGAGCCTTTAAAAAACTGGATGCTTCCAAGCGCTACCTGCTGTATTGTCAGAAAGGGGTGATGAGTCAGTTGCATGCCCAGTATTTACGCGATGCGGGCTTTCAGAATGTGAAGGTCTATCGCCCGAAGTCCACCGGCTAG
- a CDS encoding class 1 fructose-bisphosphatase produces the protein MKRLDQVLARDGVPAELELVIDHIMIACKDIAYKLAQGELAGILGATEDENVQGETQKKLDVISNDLLKDILIDNPYVKAIGSEEEDYTVASTTPGKYLVTFDPLDGSSNIDVNLSVGTIFSVLEAPEDDRAADDQSIFLQNGRKQVAAGYVLYGPSAILVLTTGKGVNFFTLDQTVGEFVLTKEGIQIPADTSEFAINMSNQRFWEPEMKQYIDDCLLGEEGPLAKRYNMRWVASMVAEVHRILVRGGIFMYPYDNRDPSKAGKLRLMYEGNPMSMIVEQAGGASSTGRMDIMDVQPEGIHDRVPVVLGSKNEVAKVVAYHTK, from the coding sequence ATGAAAAGATTGGATCAAGTATTAGCACGTGACGGTGTTCCAGCGGAATTGGAATTGGTCATCGATCACATCATGATCGCTTGTAAGGACATCGCATACAAACTGGCGCAAGGTGAATTAGCCGGTATTCTGGGCGCCACCGAAGACGAAAACGTTCAAGGTGAAACCCAAAAGAAACTGGACGTCATCTCCAACGACCTGTTGAAAGACATTCTGATCGACAACCCATATGTAAAAGCCATCGGTTCCGAAGAAGAAGACTACACGGTTGCCAGCACCACGCCAGGCAAATACTTGGTCACATTCGATCCATTAGACGGGTCTTCAAACATCGACGTCAACCTGTCTGTCGGTACCATCTTCTCCGTGCTTGAAGCGCCGGAAGACGACCGCGCTGCGGACGACCAGTCCATCTTCTTGCAGAATGGACGCAAGCAAGTCGCGGCCGGTTACGTTCTTTACGGACCATCCGCCATTTTGGTACTGACCACTGGTAAAGGCGTCAACTTCTTCACGCTAGACCAAACGGTCGGTGAATTCGTTCTGACCAAAGAAGGTATTCAAATTCCAGCCGACACGTCTGAATTCGCCATCAACATGTCGAACCAACGTTTCTGGGAACCGGAAATGAAGCAATACATCGACGACTGCTTGCTGGGCGAAGAAGGTCCTCTGGCGAAACGTTACAACATGCGTTGGGTTGCGTCCATGGTAGCGGAAGTTCACCGTATCTTGGTTCGTGGCGGTATCTTCATGTACCCTTACGACAACCGCGATCCATCCAAAGCCGGTAAACTGCGTTTGATGTACGAAGGCAACCCTATGTCGATGATCGTCGAGCAAGCCGGTGGCGCTTCCTCAACGGGCCGCATGGACATCATGGACGTTCAGCCGGAAGGCATCCACGACCGTGTTCCAGTGGTCTTGGGCTCCAAGAACGAAGTGGCCAAAGTGGTTGCATACCACACTAAATAA
- the rnr gene encoding ribonuclease R, with protein MTEESHPQIPSDNRTDTPPADPHADREADKYDNPIPSREFIIDLLEKEQKPMRIKQIADSLDIDDDERFEALSRRLKAMVRDGQLLRNRRGAFGLIQKMDLIKGKVIGHPGGFGFVQPEDGGSDLFLGDREMHKVFHGDLVIASVIGVDRKGRREGMIVEIIEHANEQLLGRLHFEDGLAWVQPTNNKIAQDVFIPQDGLLNAEEGQIVLVEVIHQPTKRSSAIGKVIEVIGDYLAPGMEIDSAIHAYDIPNEWSEDTTKQLDAIPDEVTEADKEGRKDLRSLPLVTIDGEDSKDFDDAVFAKRRKKGWRLVVAIADVSHYVKPGTPLDKEAYERGNSVYFPQQVIPMLPEKLSNGLCSLNPKVDRLCMVCDMYIDDDGKLERTQFYDAVMNSKARLTYNQVHEMLTDEQSEHRQTFAEFVPNIEDLNDLYQVLKKAREERGALDFDTTETRIVFDENRKIEKIVPVTRNDAHKLIEECMLMANVATARYLKWHKIPMLYRVHEKPSEERLTNLRTFLGDFGLTLEGGDEPGAQDYAAVSEAVKGTPHEHLVETVLLRSMNQAVYQPENQGHFGLNYEYYTHFTSPIRRYPDLLIHRAIRFAWTKQAVTEFNYSEQDMKSFGEHCSSTERRADEATRDAVTFLKCEFLSHRLGEEYDAVVTAATNFGLFVELDPLYVEGLVHITELGEDYFHYDASRHCLKGERTGKVYRLGDRLRVQVAQVNLDDRKIDLRFLSSEEDGDSETTAETKPEGAETSADESGESKPKKRKRSYRKKRGGRGRGGKKKTGS; from the coding sequence ATGACAGAAGAATCCCACCCACAAATCCCATCTGATAATCGCACCGATACGCCTCCTGCGGATCCGCATGCCGATCGCGAGGCCGATAAATACGACAATCCGATTCCGAGCCGAGAGTTCATTATCGATTTGTTAGAGAAAGAACAGAAGCCGATGCGTATCAAACAAATCGCCGATAGCTTAGATATTGACGATGATGAGCGTTTCGAAGCCTTATCGCGCCGTTTGAAAGCCATGGTACGGGACGGGCAGTTGTTGCGAAACCGTCGCGGGGCCTTTGGTTTGATCCAGAAAATGGATTTGATTAAAGGGAAAGTCATTGGCCACCCGGGCGGTTTTGGTTTTGTTCAACCGGAAGACGGTGGTTCCGATTTGTTCCTGGGTGACCGGGAGATGCATAAGGTTTTCCACGGCGATTTGGTAATCGCTTCCGTCATCGGCGTGGATCGTAAAGGTCGTCGTGAAGGCATGATTGTTGAGATCATCGAGCACGCTAATGAACAGTTGCTTGGTCGACTGCATTTTGAAGACGGTCTGGCCTGGGTGCAACCGACCAACAATAAAATTGCGCAGGACGTTTTCATTCCGCAAGACGGTCTGTTGAATGCCGAAGAAGGGCAAATTGTTCTGGTTGAGGTGATTCACCAGCCAACCAAGCGTTCCAGTGCCATCGGTAAAGTCATTGAAGTGATCGGGGATTATCTGGCACCAGGGATGGAAATCGATTCCGCGATTCATGCCTATGATATCCCGAACGAATGGTCAGAAGATACAACCAAACAGTTGGATGCGATTCCCGATGAAGTAACGGAAGCGGATAAGGAAGGTCGCAAGGATTTGCGAAGCTTGCCGTTGGTGACCATCGATGGCGAAGATTCAAAAGACTTCGATGACGCGGTGTTTGCTAAACGCCGTAAGAAAGGGTGGCGACTGGTGGTGGCGATTGCCGACGTATCGCATTACGTGAAGCCGGGCACACCGTTGGACAAGGAAGCTTACGAACGTGGCAACTCGGTGTATTTCCCACAACAAGTCATTCCGATGCTACCGGAAAAACTTTCCAACGGCTTGTGTTCCTTGAACCCGAAAGTCGACCGTTTGTGCATGGTGTGCGATATGTATATCGACGATGACGGTAAGTTGGAGAGAACCCAGTTCTACGATGCGGTGATGAACTCCAAAGCCCGTCTGACCTACAACCAAGTGCATGAAATGTTGACGGACGAACAGTCCGAACACCGTCAAACCTTCGCTGAATTCGTACCGAACATCGAGGATTTGAATGACTTATATCAAGTGTTGAAGAAAGCCCGTGAAGAACGCGGCGCTTTGGATTTCGACACTACGGAAACGCGTATCGTCTTTGATGAGAATCGTAAGATTGAGAAAATCGTTCCGGTAACCCGTAACGACGCACATAAATTGATTGAAGAATGCATGTTGATGGCCAACGTGGCAACCGCTCGTTACCTGAAATGGCATAAAATTCCGATGTTGTACCGTGTGCATGAAAAGCCGTCGGAAGAGCGCTTGACCAATTTGCGTACCTTCCTGGGCGATTTCGGCCTGACACTGGAAGGTGGCGATGAGCCGGGTGCACAGGACTATGCGGCCGTTTCCGAAGCGGTCAAAGGAACGCCACATGAACATCTTGTGGAAACCGTGTTGCTGAGAAGTATGAACCAAGCCGTCTATCAGCCTGAGAACCAGGGGCATTTCGGTTTGAATTACGAGTATTACACCCATTTCACCTCGCCGATTCGCCGTTATCCGGATTTGTTGATTCACCGTGCGATTCGCTTTGCCTGGACCAAGCAAGCAGTTACGGAGTTCAATTATTCGGAACAGGATATGAAGTCTTTCGGTGAACACTGTTCTTCGACCGAAAGACGTGCCGATGAAGCGACACGTGATGCCGTTACTTTCCTGAAGTGCGAGTTCTTGTCGCACCGGTTGGGAGAAGAGTACGACGCCGTGGTGACTGCCGCGACCAACTTTGGGTTGTTTGTCGAACTGGATCCGCTTTATGTCGAAGGACTGGTGCACATTACCGAGCTCGGTGAAGATTACTTCCATTACGATGCGTCTCGTCATTGCTTGAAAGGTGAGCGCACCGGTAAAGTCTATCGATTGGGTGACCGCTTGAGAGTGCAGGTGGCACAGGTCAATCTGGATGATCGTAAGATTGACTTGCGTTTCCTGTCTTCGGAAGAGGACGGTGACTCAGAGACCACGGCTGAAACCAAGCCAGAAGGTGCGGAAACTTCGGCAGACGAATCGGGAGAATCCAAACCGAAGAAACGCAAGCGTTCCTATCGTAAAAAACGTGGTGGCCGCGGGCGCGGCGGTAAGAAAAAAACGGGAAGTTAA
- a CDS encoding MltF family protein, with translation MLQKSKRALLFSALGVTFGLAPISSLGDQNVPLPKISISERILKPFHGDLPELRERRLIRVLVSYTRTNFFLTPRGFRGVEYDLLMAYEAYLNRGPRRQRYQTHLTFIPTTFNKILPSLQAGYGDIAASGLTITPERKALVDFTLPYIEDVKEILVSNKMAPPINSLLDFSGKRVIVVRNSSYIIHLERINQTLGFLGLPTMEIIKADPLVEAEDILEMLNEDIYQYTVVDSHIADIWQKILDNIELHPNIVIHHNSDIAWAVQKNHPKLLASLNAFIQAYAKPGRFLGNAVYRKYFEDTYWIERPLTHDLLKRVDCLKYYFQLYAEFYGFDWKLIAALAYQESRFQPKKKSHAGAIGIMQIKPSTARDRNVNLPNISDLETNIHAGVKYLAFLRDRYFSSNDYTPEEKENFALAAYNAGPRKVLQLQQKTRELGLNPYKWFYNVETTARQVIGHETVNYVTSIQKMRIFLDASKRLDQNKRLLLDNDDEGIQDASQVELFRPSDND, from the coding sequence TTGCTACAGAAATCGAAACGCGCGTTACTGTTTTCCGCCCTAGGAGTGACATTCGGCTTGGCACCGATTTCATCACTCGGGGATCAAAATGTACCCTTACCCAAAATATCGATTTCGGAACGCATCCTCAAGCCGTTTCACGGGGATTTGCCCGAATTGCGAGAACGGCGACTGATTCGAGTCCTCGTCAGCTACACCCGCACCAACTTTTTCCTCACTCCACGCGGTTTTCGAGGTGTGGAATACGACCTGCTCATGGCTTATGAAGCTTATTTGAACCGGGGCCCCAGGCGTCAGCGCTATCAAACCCACTTGACCTTTATTCCGACCACTTTCAACAAGATACTGCCCAGTTTGCAGGCCGGGTATGGCGACATTGCGGCTTCCGGCCTCACGATTACCCCCGAGCGAAAGGCCTTGGTTGATTTCACCTTACCGTATATCGAAGACGTCAAAGAAATTCTGGTCTCCAATAAGATGGCGCCTCCCATCAACAGCTTGCTGGATTTCTCAGGTAAACGCGTCATCGTAGTCCGCAACAGCAGTTACATCATTCACCTCGAGCGCATTAATCAGACCCTCGGCTTTTTAGGCTTACCGACCATGGAAATCATCAAGGCTGATCCGCTGGTCGAAGCCGAAGACATACTGGAAATGCTCAATGAAGACATTTACCAATACACTGTGGTCGACAGTCATATCGCGGACATCTGGCAAAAGATTCTCGACAACATCGAATTGCATCCGAACATCGTCATCCACCACAACAGCGATATCGCCTGGGCGGTTCAAAAAAACCATCCGAAATTATTGGCCTCACTCAATGCCTTCATTCAAGCCTACGCCAAGCCTGGGCGTTTTTTAGGCAACGCCGTTTACCGCAAATATTTCGAAGACACCTATTGGATTGAACGGCCATTGACTCATGATCTGCTGAAACGAGTGGATTGCTTGAAGTATTACTTTCAACTCTATGCCGAATTTTACGGCTTCGATTGGAAGTTAATCGCCGCCCTGGCATACCAAGAATCACGCTTCCAGCCGAAGAAGAAAAGCCATGCCGGCGCCATCGGCATTATGCAAATCAAGCCATCCACAGCACGGGACCGCAACGTTAACCTGCCAAACATTTCCGACCTGGAAACCAACATCCACGCCGGTGTGAAGTATCTGGCATTTTTACGAGACCGCTATTTTTCAAGCAATGACTATACACCGGAAGAAAAGGAAAACTTTGCCCTGGCCGCTTATAACGCGGGGCCGCGCAAGGTCTTACAGTTACAGCAGAAAACCCGCGAACTTGGGCTCAACCCTTATAAATGGTTTTACAATGTGGAAACCACTGCCCGGCAAGTCATCGGCCACGAGACCGTTAACTACGTCACCAGCATTCAAAAAATGCGTATATTCCTCGACGCATCGAAACGGCTGGATCAAAACAAACGCTTACTGCTGGATAATGATGATGAAGGCATTCAAGACGCCAGCCAAGTCGAACTTTTCAGGCCCTCGGATAACGACTGA
- the ppa gene encoding inorganic diphosphatase, producing the protein MGYSAVPAGKDAPNDINVIIEIPAFAPPIKYEVDKETDLVWVDRLQGATMQYPANYGYINDTLSNDGDPVDVLVVTPHPLMIGSVIRCRPIGIFHMTDDGGEDAKVIAVPVDKLTPIYKDVEKVEDIPLLKEQVELFFSHYKDIEPGKWVKVDGWGDVEAARKEILDGIEQYEATKMGSQPA; encoded by the coding sequence ATGGGTTATTCAGCTGTTCCAGCCGGAAAAGACGCTCCTAACGACATTAACGTTATCATCGAGATTCCGGCGTTTGCGCCACCAATCAAATACGAAGTCGATAAAGAAACCGATTTGGTTTGGGTGGACCGTTTGCAAGGTGCCACCATGCAATATCCAGCCAACTACGGCTATATCAACGACACCTTGTCGAATGATGGCGATCCGGTTGATGTTTTGGTGGTAACGCCACATCCATTGATGATCGGTTCCGTTATTCGCTGTCGTCCGATCGGCATCTTCCACATGACCGACGATGGCGGTGAAGATGCAAAAGTCATCGCCGTACCGGTCGATAAACTGACGCCAATCTACAAGGACGTGGAAAAAGTCGAAGACATTCCTCTTTTGAAAGAGCAAGTCGAACTGTTCTTCAGCCACTATAAAGACATCGAACCAGGTAAATGGGTCAAAGTCGACGGCTGGGGCGACGTTGAAGCGGCGCGCAAAGAGATTTTAGACGGCATCGAACAGTACGAAGCCACCAAAATGGGCTCTCAACCAGCCTAA
- a CDS encoding dihydrolipoyl dehydrogenase: protein MRQVKYIILGAGSSGLTALGQIRRETDDFVMINGGHFGTTCARVGCMPSKALIHCAEHFHARKHFYDFGIDGADGLTIDQPAVMKRVRAFRDRFTKGVQSGSTDTLTEEQLIKGYAKFVAPNVVEVNGERIQGERIIIATGSRPVVPTPWKTALGDRLLTSDEIFELETLPKRIAVIGLGVIGLELGQALSRIGVDVIGFEMTSTIAGLRSPSVSKEAVKLISKEFPIYLGEAAEIEATASGAKITVSSGTFEVDAVLASLGRRPNIDQIGIEHLGVELDERGMPPFNLQTMQVADLPVFIAGDVNGFRPILHEAGHEGKIAVLNAMQYPSIQSYKRKTALGVAFTDPQIASFGCGYDDLDLAESVVVEFNLERNNGRAIVMGEDRGMISLYADKALKRLVGGELMMPEAEHLAHLLAWAVEQEMDVLQLVRMPYYHPVLEEAVESAIQLLAKELYSPETLNALETC, encoded by the coding sequence ATGAGACAGGTTAAGTACATTATTTTGGGTGCCGGCTCGTCCGGTTTGACGGCGTTAGGTCAGATTCGTCGTGAAACGGACGATTTTGTCATGATTAACGGCGGGCATTTCGGAACTACCTGCGCGCGGGTGGGCTGTATGCCTTCGAAGGCTCTGATTCATTGCGCGGAGCACTTTCATGCCCGCAAGCATTTCTACGATTTCGGTATCGATGGGGCCGATGGGTTGACCATTGATCAGCCGGCGGTGATGAAACGGGTTCGGGCGTTTCGGGACCGTTTCACCAAAGGTGTACAGTCCGGATCGACGGATACTTTGACCGAAGAACAGCTGATTAAAGGCTACGCCAAGTTTGTGGCGCCGAATGTTGTGGAAGTTAATGGCGAACGCATTCAAGGCGAACGTATTATCATCGCGACCGGTTCTCGGCCGGTGGTGCCGACTCCTTGGAAGACGGCGTTGGGTGATCGTTTGCTGACCAGCGATGAAATTTTTGAACTTGAGACTTTGCCGAAGCGCATTGCCGTCATCGGTTTGGGCGTGATTGGCCTGGAATTGGGCCAGGCGCTGTCGCGCATTGGAGTGGACGTGATTGGGTTTGAAATGACCAGCACCATTGCCGGACTTCGCTCGCCGAGTGTTTCGAAAGAAGCCGTTAAATTGATTTCCAAAGAATTTCCGATTTATCTGGGAGAAGCGGCGGAAATCGAAGCGACGGCATCGGGTGCGAAAATCACGGTTTCCTCCGGCACCTTTGAAGTGGACGCTGTACTGGCCTCGCTTGGACGCCGTCCGAATATCGACCAAATCGGTATTGAGCATTTAGGCGTCGAACTGGATGAGCGGGGGATGCCGCCGTTTAATCTGCAAACCATGCAAGTGGCCGACTTGCCGGTGTTTATCGCCGGAGACGTCAATGGCTTCCGTCCGATTCTGCATGAAGCCGGACACGAAGGTAAAATTGCGGTATTGAACGCCATGCAGTATCCGTCTATTCAGTCCTATAAGCGTAAAACCGCTTTAGGGGTGGCGTTTACAGACCCTCAAATTGCGTCGTTTGGTTGCGGTTATGACGACCTGGACCTAGCGGAATCGGTGGTGGTTGAGTTCAACCTGGAGCGCAACAATGGCCGAGCCATTGTGATGGGCGAAGATCGGGGAATGATTTCCTTATATGCCGATAAAGCTTTGAAACGCTTGGTCGGCGGAGAGCTGATGATGCCGGAAGCTGAACACCTTGCGCACTTACTGGCTTGGGCGGTTGAACAGGAAATGGACGTGTTGCAGTTGGTGAGAATGCCTTACTATCATCCAGTGTTGGAGGAGGCGGTCGAATCGGCCATTCAGTTATTGGCGAAAGAATTGTATTCGCCGGAAACGCTGAATGCCTTGGAAACTTGTTAA
- the rlmB gene encoding 23S rRNA (guanosine(2251)-2'-O)-methyltransferase RlmB: protein MKQDTLYGIHAIEKFLKQSPHLVYSLVFQKGVENKRIQGLMAQAKSLGIQYQFEPKSYFNRFDAVHQGVVATIAKQAELQESDLLSMMETESQPVFLFLDEVQDPHNLGAILRTADAVGVTAVVLPKHNSVGVNATVRKVACGAAETVKVVVVANLARTLKTMQQSGLWVTGLAGETDSTIYDMDFTGSVGLVMGAEGSGLRKLTREICDHLAAIPMVGAVESLNVSVATGVTLYEVFRQRQRK, encoded by the coding sequence GTGAAGCAAGATACCCTTTACGGCATTCACGCAATTGAAAAATTCCTGAAGCAATCTCCACATCTCGTTTATTCACTTGTCTTCCAAAAAGGCGTTGAGAATAAACGCATCCAAGGGCTCATGGCGCAAGCCAAGTCCCTTGGCATTCAATATCAATTCGAACCCAAGTCTTATTTCAATCGTTTCGATGCCGTACATCAAGGTGTGGTGGCGACAATCGCCAAACAGGCGGAGTTACAGGAATCGGACTTGTTGTCGATGATGGAAACCGAAAGCCAGCCGGTTTTTCTGTTTTTGGACGAGGTGCAGGACCCGCATAATCTGGGCGCAATTCTGCGAACGGCCGATGCGGTCGGCGTGACTGCGGTGGTGCTTCCTAAGCATAATTCGGTGGGGGTGAATGCCACGGTTCGAAAGGTGGCTTGTGGCGCGGCTGAAACCGTTAAAGTGGTTGTGGTCGCGAATTTGGCGCGTACTTTGAAAACGATGCAGCAATCCGGACTTTGGGTCACCGGCTTGGCCGGTGAGACCGATTCGACCATTTATGATATGGACTTTACCGGGTCGGTCGGTTTGGTGATGGGTGCGGAAGGCTCCGGATTGCGGAAACTGACGCGTGAGATTTGCGATCACTTGGCCGCGATTCCGATGGTGGGGGCGGTTGAGAGTTTAAACGTTTCCGTGGCCACCGGCGTGACCTTGTATGAGGTGTTTCGTCAGCGGCAGCGTAAATAA
- a CDS encoding HDOD domain-containing protein: protein MDSLNDIQNRRYQMDLKQQMLEAHRQLEGFEIPTIPAELLELQSLLQKTDFPDFGDVAEIIGRNTVLSGELIKVANQAQFLPKDSDPVSTIRGAIDSLGLYRLKNLVFSLGFKTQVSDIIFDDLMDHSIDVANVATELGRWVSDISPDEIYLAGVFHNAGAIIMEMKFGNYQSTFYNTLTNCYTGLVRERKIYQAHHGVYGLLVAKKWHLDSVFAQVMLLHHQRDLSVIKDDYVRTLVALIQVANAIVSEVSFGSFLGTEVKDMLHNAQEELLIKDEVIDEIRMALMSNSLV, encoded by the coding sequence ATGGATTCGCTCAATGACATTCAAAACAGACGGTATCAAATGGATTTAAAGCAACAAATGCTGGAAGCGCACCGGCAACTTGAAGGGTTTGAAATTCCCACCATTCCGGCCGAACTGCTGGAGTTGCAGTCCTTACTGCAAAAAACCGATTTTCCGGATTTCGGTGACGTGGCGGAAATCATCGGGCGCAATACCGTTTTGTCCGGCGAATTGATCAAAGTCGCCAATCAGGCGCAATTTCTTCCCAAAGATTCCGATCCGGTCAGCACCATTCGCGGTGCGATTGACTCCTTGGGCTTGTATCGACTCAAAAATCTGGTATTCAGTCTGGGCTTCAAAACGCAGGTTTCGGATATTATTTTCGATGATTTGATGGATCACAGCATTGATGTGGCCAATGTGGCCACCGAGCTGGGGCGATGGGTCAGTGATATTTCACCGGATGAAATCTATCTGGCCGGTGTGTTCCACAATGCCGGCGCGATTATCATGGAAATGAAATTTGGCAACTACCAGTCTACTTTTTACAATACGCTCACCAATTGTTACACCGGCTTGGTTCGAGAGCGCAAGATTTACCAGGCCCATCATGGGGTTTACGGTTTGCTGGTGGCGAAAAAGTGGCACCTGGATTCGGTGTTTGCGCAGGTGATGTTATTACACCACCAGCGCGACTTGAGTGTGATTAAAGACGACTATGTTCGAACCCTGGTAGCCCTGATTCAAGTGGCGAATGCGATTGTCAGCGAGGTCAGCTTCGGGAGTTTTTTGGGGACGGAAGTGAAGGACATGCTGCATAACGCCCAGGAAGAATTGCTGATTAAAGATGAAGTCATCGATGAAATTCGCATGGCGCTGATGAGTAACAGTTTGGTGTGA